From Ictidomys tridecemlineatus isolate mIctTri1 chromosome 2, mIctTri1.hap1, whole genome shotgun sequence, the proteins below share one genomic window:
- the Mvb12a gene encoding multivesicular body subunit 12A isoform X2, giving the protein MDPGPGPDATPLASLVWSSASAPPPRGFSAISCTVEGAPASFGKSFAQKSGYFLCLSPLGSLENPQENVVVDIQVVVDKSSLPPGFSPVCDPLDSKASVSKKKRMCVKLVPLGAADMAVFDVRLSGKTKTVPGYLRVGDMGGFAIWCKKAKAPKPVPKPRGLSREMRGLSLDPPSQPSKSSFPERTLSRLGSRASTLRRSDSIYEASSLYGISAMDGVPFTLHPRFEGKSCGPLAFSAFGDLTIKSLADIEEEYSYGFVVEKTAAARLPPSVS; this is encoded by the exons ATGGATCCCGGACCCGGGCCCGACGCGACGCCACTAGCCAGCCTGGTCTGGTCGTCAGCCTCGGCGCCCCCGCCGCGTGGATTCAGCGCG ATCTCCTGCACTGTGGAGGGCGCGCCCGCCAGCTTTGGCAAGAGCTTCGCGCAGAAATCTGGCTACTTCCTGTGCCTTAGTCCCCTGGGCAGCCTAGAG AACCCGCAGGAGAATGTGGTGGTCGACATCCAGGTCGTGGTGGACAAGAGCTCCCTGCCGCCCGGCTTCTCTCCTGTCTGCGACCCCTTGGACTCCA AGGCCTCTGTGTCCAAGAAGAAACGCATGTGCGTGAAGCTGGTGCCCCTGGGGGCTGCAGACATGGCTGTGTTTGATGTCCGACTGAGCGGAAAGACCAAGACGGTGCCTGGATACCTTCGAGTAGG GGACATGGGTGGCTTTGCCATCTGGTGCAAGAAGGCCAAGGCCCCAAAGCCAGTGCCCAAGCCCCGAGGTCTCAGCCGGGAAATGCGGGGCCTCTCCCTGGACCCACCTAGCCAGCCCAG CAAAAGCAGCTTTCCAGAACGGACGCTGTCAAGGCTGGGCTCTCGGGCGTCCACCCTTCGGAGGAGTGACTCCATCTATGAGGCATCCAGTCTCTATGGCATCTCAG CCATGGACGGGGTTCCCTTCACGCTGCACCCCCGATTTGAGGGCAAGAGCTGTGGCCCGCTG GCCTTTTCTGCCTTTGGGGACCTCACCATCAAGTCGCTGGCAGACATTGAGGAGGAG TACAGTTATGGCTTCGTGGTGGAGAAGACAGCAGCCGCCCGCCTGCCCCCCAGCGTCTCTTAG
- the Mvb12a gene encoding multivesicular body subunit 12A isoform X1 yields MDPGPGPDATPLASLVWSSASAPPPRGFSAISCTVEGAPASFGKSFAQKSGYFLCLSPLGSLENPQENVVVDIQVVVDKSSLPPGFSPVCDPLDSKASVSKKKRMCVKLVPLGAADMAVFDVRLSGKTKTVPGYLRVGDMGGFAIWCKKAKAPKPVPKPRGLSREMRGLSLDPPSQPSKSSFPERTLSRLGSRASTLRRSDSIYEASSLYGISAMDGVPFTLHPRFEGKSCGPLAFSAFGDLTIKSLADIEEELWLRGGEDSSRPPAPQRLLATPPPQGRALC; encoded by the exons ATGGATCCCGGACCCGGGCCCGACGCGACGCCACTAGCCAGCCTGGTCTGGTCGTCAGCCTCGGCGCCCCCGCCGCGTGGATTCAGCGCG ATCTCCTGCACTGTGGAGGGCGCGCCCGCCAGCTTTGGCAAGAGCTTCGCGCAGAAATCTGGCTACTTCCTGTGCCTTAGTCCCCTGGGCAGCCTAGAG AACCCGCAGGAGAATGTGGTGGTCGACATCCAGGTCGTGGTGGACAAGAGCTCCCTGCCGCCCGGCTTCTCTCCTGTCTGCGACCCCTTGGACTCCA AGGCCTCTGTGTCCAAGAAGAAACGCATGTGCGTGAAGCTGGTGCCCCTGGGGGCTGCAGACATGGCTGTGTTTGATGTCCGACTGAGCGGAAAGACCAAGACGGTGCCTGGATACCTTCGAGTAGG GGACATGGGTGGCTTTGCCATCTGGTGCAAGAAGGCCAAGGCCCCAAAGCCAGTGCCCAAGCCCCGAGGTCTCAGCCGGGAAATGCGGGGCCTCTCCCTGGACCCACCTAGCCAGCCCAG CAAAAGCAGCTTTCCAGAACGGACGCTGTCAAGGCTGGGCTCTCGGGCGTCCACCCTTCGGAGGAGTGACTCCATCTATGAGGCATCCAGTCTCTATGGCATCTCAG CCATGGACGGGGTTCCCTTCACGCTGCACCCCCGATTTGAGGGCAAGAGCTGTGGCCCGCTG GCCTTTTCTGCCTTTGGGGACCTCACCATCAAGTCGCTGGCAGACATTGAGGAGGAG TTATGGCTTCGTGGTGGAGAAGACAGCAGCCGCCCGCCTGCCCCCCAGCGTCTCTTAGCCACTCCTCCACCCCAGGGAAGAGCCCTGTGCTGA